The following is a genomic window from Caproiciproducens sp. CPB-2.
TCCTCCCTGCAAATCCCGCTGCATCTGCAGAGAAAAACGGATTACAGTCCCGCGGACTGGAGCGCCGCGGCGGAAATCACCGGAAGAGCGGCGCAGTCCGTGCTGAAAGACGGCATGCCCAACGGAGCCACCGTCCTGAATATCAATATTCCCGACCGGCTGCGGGATGCGGGGCATTATCATATTACGCGGCAGAGCCATCAGAACTATTTCTGCTTTATACGGCCGGGGGAGCGGGATTTTTCAAAGAGATTTGAACTGAAATCCCGGCTGTCCGTCAATACGGATACCCTGGAGCCGGACAGCGATATCTATGCCGTTTACATCGATAAGGCAATTTCCATTACGCCAATGACCTGGAATATGACAGCGGGTTAAAAGGATCCGGAGACAGGCACACAGCAGGAACGCGGCAATTTTCATTTATAAAGGCTTTGGCCAACGGTTGGAGGAATGCAAAACGGGAAATGATGATTGAGGCGGCGATAGACCGCCTCTTTTTTTATTCATTCCCGATTTGGTATTTTTTTCCTGAAAGCCCTTTTCCGGAAAGTATATTGATGAAAGGTTGAAGAGTAGAGTGTTTCATTTCTTTAAACGTTCCGCAACAATTCGGGAAGAATCTCACAAATCAGTTAAAAAATCCAGTTTGAAGAAAAAGCTCAGCATCATTTTTGCCATTGTGATTGCAGTTCCTTTTGCAGTGATGTCCCTGTTCATACTGCCCAACCAGATTCAGTCGCAGTACGTCGAGTCCAGCAGCCAGCAGCTGAAGCTGGCCGATAAAAACATGGAAACTTTCTTTTCAGAGATTCAGTACAATCTTGACTATATGGCGCCGGCGAGCCTGATGAAAACATCGAAGGGGCATCTGACCAGCTATGTGAACAGAGGGGAAAACGACGACAGGGTAATCCGGTCTTCCAAAGCGGGCGGGATGGAGCAGGAAATTTTCCAGTCCTTCGACTCCTTCCGGCAGGCGCATCCCTATGTCACCTACGTCTATTACGGGCTGGAAAGCAAGGAATATATGCAGAGCCCGGAGGGCGGGGCGGTAGTGCCGAACTACGACCCCACACAGCGGCTGTTTTACACGACCGCGATTACGGGCAAAGGGAAATATGTGTATACGGAGCCGTACGAAAACGACGGCAATATTATCCTGGGCCTGGTCAAGGCGGTATACGACGGCAATGATCTTCTGGGCGTTTCCGGAATTGACGTCAACCTGAATTCCATGACGGAAATGCTTAATCAGGTGAAGATCGGAAAGAGCGGATACCTGATCCTCGTCCATCAGAACGGAACCGTTATTTCCGACTCCATGGACAAGGAGCATAACCTCAAGAAAATCGAAGAACTGAAAATCACGGGATTGGAAAATGCGGAGAAGATAACCGATGGGGTAAAGAGCACCGGATTGGGCGGGGAGAAATTCCTTACCAATGTTTATACTTCTCCCAATACGGGCTGGAAGGTCATAGCGATGATTCCCCAAAAGGAGATTGACGCCGCAACCTTCAGCGTTTCCACCGCCGTGCTTTTGATTGCGTTCCTGACTTTGCTGATCGGCTTGGCAGCCGTATGGAAATTTACGGACGCGATTCAGATTCCGCTGAAAAAGCTCAGCCAGCGGCTGGAGCTGCTTTCCCGCGGCGACCTTCACTCCGAAGTTCCTTCCGTCAAAACAAAGGACGACGTCGGGGTTTTGGCAAATTCCCTTTTTTACACGGTAGAGAATATGAAGCATTATATTGCGGAAATTGATTCCGCGCTGGGGAGCATTGCGAACGGACAGCTTGATTTTGAGCTTCAGCAGGAATTTTTGGGCGATTTCGCTTCCATCAGAGCCTCCATCCAAAAGATCACGGATTCTCTGAACGGCACCCTGACGGAGATCAGCCGCTCCGCGGCGCAGGTGGATTCCAGTTCGGCCCAGATCGCCAACGGGGCGCAGGCATTGGCGCAGGGCGCGACGGAACAGGCAAGTTCCGTCGAAGAGCTTGCGGCCACAGTTACCGAAATTTCCACCCATGTCAGACAGAATGCGGAGCATGCGGCCGAAGCAAATAAAAATGTAAGCCTTGTCCGAACCGAAATAGAAGCCAGCAACCGGCATATGGATGAAATGGTGTCCGCAATGGCTCAGATCGATGAATCCTCCGGGGAAATAGGAAAAATCATCAAAACCATTGAGGATATCGCTTTCCAGACCAACATCCTCGCTTTGAACGCGGCTGTTGAGGCGGCGAGAGCGGGGGCCGCGGGAAAGGGCTTTGCCGTTGTGGCGGACGAGGTCCGTAATCTGGCGAGCAAAAGCGCGCAGGCGGCGAAAAACACCACCGCTTTGATCGAAAATTCTGCCAGACAGGTGGAGAACGGCACAAAAATCGCGGACCAGACCGCGAAAGCCCTTCTTCAGGTAGTGGAGAGCGTAGAATCCGTTTCGGATGCCGTTGCGCAGATCACAGAGGCGTCAAGCCGTCAGGCGGAGTCCATCAGTCAGGTGACACAGGGCGCCGATCAGATCGCCGCGGTGGTTCAGACCAACTCGGCGACCGCGGAAGAAAATGCCGCCGCCAGCGAGGAGCTTTCTACGCAGGTGCAGATCATGCGGTCGCTTGTCGGAAAATTCCGCTTAAAGAAGGAAACGGATTAAAATCTGTCCGGCCGGTTTACGGCAGTCACCCTCGAAGAAGCAAACGCGTTTAAAATGGTTCGATTTCATCAAAAGCAGGCAGAGTGGTCACTCTGCCTGCTTTGCTGATTTTCGGGAAGCTTTCGCTCCGGCTATTTACTTTCGGAATTTATGAAACAGACGGCGGCTTATGGAATATCCTGATATTGATCCATTCTTTTCAATTGAGGTGATCGCATGCAAACGGTTATTATCAGATTCTTTGATAAAAAAGTTGGATACAAAGCCGCGAATTTTCTCAGAAGCTTGGGATATCAGGTGAATTCCGTCGGGCGGACCTATTGGAACAGCTTTTATCCGTTTGCTTCGTGTATCATCCTGGAAATCAATTATGAAGAATAACAGTTGTTAATGAAAGCAGCTGTCCCCGGGGAAACAGGCGCCGTCTCCCAGATCGGATTCAATCCGCAGCAGCTGGTTGTATTTTGAGACACGCTCGCTGCGGCTCGGGGCGCCGGTCTTAATCTGTCCCGCGTTCAGCGCGACCGCCAGATCGGCAATGGTCGTGTCTTCCGTTTCGCCCGAGCGGTGGGAGATGATCGCCGTATAGCCGGCTTTATGCGCCATCTTCACGGCGTCCATTGTCTCTGTCAGGGAGCCGATCTGATTCAGTTTAATCAGGATGGAATTCGCGCAGTGCAGGTTGATTCCCTTCTTTAGCCTTTCCGTATTGGTAACGAACAGATCGTCGCCGACAAGCTGTACCGAATCGCCCAGCTCTGCCGTCAGCTTTTCCCAGCCCTGCCAGTCGTCCTCGCCCAGCGGGTCTTCAATGGAGCGGATCGGGTATTTCTGGCTCACGGTTTTCCAGTACGCGACGAGCTGGTCCGTCGTATAGGAGGTATGATGCTTCGGAAGCAGGTAGCCGCTGCCGGACTTCCATTCGCTGGAGGCGGCGTCGATCGCGAGAACA
Proteins encoded in this region:
- a CDS encoding methyl-accepting chemotaxis protein, whose translation is MKKKLSIIFAIVIAVPFAVMSLFILPNQIQSQYVESSSQQLKLADKNMETFFSEIQYNLDYMAPASLMKTSKGHLTSYVNRGENDDRVIRSSKAGGMEQEIFQSFDSFRQAHPYVTYVYYGLESKEYMQSPEGGAVVPNYDPTQRLFYTTAITGKGKYVYTEPYENDGNIILGLVKAVYDGNDLLGVSGIDVNLNSMTEMLNQVKIGKSGYLILVHQNGTVISDSMDKEHNLKKIEELKITGLENAEKITDGVKSTGLGGEKFLTNVYTSPNTGWKVIAMIPQKEIDAATFSVSTAVLLIAFLTLLIGLAAVWKFTDAIQIPLKKLSQRLELLSRGDLHSEVPSVKTKDDVGVLANSLFYTVENMKHYIAEIDSALGSIANGQLDFELQQEFLGDFASIRASIQKITDSLNGTLTEISRSAAQVDSSSAQIANGAQALAQGATEQASSVEELAATVTEISTHVRQNAEHAAEANKNVSLVRTEIEASNRHMDEMVSAMAQIDESSGEIGKIIKTIEDIAFQTNILALNAAVEAARAGAAGKGFAVVADEVRNLASKSAQAAKNTTALIENSARQVENGTKIADQTAKALLQVVESVESVSDAVAQITEASSRQAESISQVTQGADQIAAVVQTNSATAEENAAASEELSTQVQIMRSLVGKFRLKKETD